In the Salvia miltiorrhiza cultivar Shanhuang (shh) chromosome 8, IMPLAD_Smil_shh, whole genome shotgun sequence genome, ACCGTAGTTTTCTCTTCTTTTGTTGGGGATGAGGATGAGCGTATTGGAACTACACCCGTTAGGCAGGTAAGACTTCACAAAGACTTGTTTACTGCTTTTAGgatgtcatttttgatgataAGCCAACATTGTTGGTAAAAGCTCATGGGGGTACGGTTAGCATCCAAAGCGAAGACTGTTGCCGAAATCTCTTTGTCATTCGGTGTGCTAGTAATAAGATCATTGTGGGCCGCTGTTACCATTGGGTCGACGACAACTTTAATGGTAGCCAAATCCACAATATTATAGTTGGAAGCAGCAAATAAGTTCAAGAAAAAGCCCACAATGTGATCTGCGATAGTGTTATGATCGTAGATAATATCCGTTTCAATATGCAGATGTGAGATTTGGTGAGTCTTACGACACTATCTCAACATACTATGAAAAACAAAAGTATTCATGTCCTCGTCCTGAAGCCAAGAAGCGTGGCTCTTTTGTTGTAGGAGGTTATTCTTGCAACTCAGAATGTGGTTAACTTTGGCTTCAACATGGACTTCTTCATCGAAAGAGGTGTTAGTGTAACCAGTGACATAAATATTATGTTGAATATGAATGAGCTCTTTTTGGGTGTCAGCGAGCAACATGTCCACGTTCCCAAAAACGATTTCGTTCCAATCTTTGATAACATTCTGTAGCTTCTTAAGCTTGATCATCACCTTTCAAATAGGATAAGTAGTGTCAATCGGGACCTTCCAAGAAGCCCCTATCAACTTCCGAAAACCAGGGTGTAAAGTCCACATGGCAAGGAATTTAAAAGGACGATGCCCGCGGTCCGTCGAAGTAGAGCATTGTAGAACAAAAGGTGAATTGATCCGATATGGGGGGGAAGCATACACGTGTAACCGAATACCATAAATCCGCTAAGGAGCTAGAGTATATAGTTCGATCTAGAATCAACTCCACATATGCGTCGTGAGGGAATGTCGCCCTGAACAAGTGAACCTAAGAAATATTGTATGAGATTCAATAAAATCCGtgatcataataataataataataacgagtGACACGTGAGAGACATATGGGGATTCGCAATCACCCATATTTGGGTTTACGCGTCAATTCAAGTCGTTAACTCATTTTCGCTATAAAAAAAGGTTgtaactcaattttttttggtaaatatcactttaaacttcaaattattttcgcactatcaattatatcatgaactattaaaaatgatattttaaatcttaaactatcaattttgtatcaattgtaccattcgtcCATTTTTTTTGCTCCTAAAATTTGACGTGGCTCGCTGGATGCCAAGATCTAATTagaataattcttttttttgacctacattatataaaacgacgtgattatatgtcttactaattaaaaattcaaagggTGAAAAATGGGTGAAGAGTGCagttgatacaaaattgatagttcaaagtttaaaaaattattttcaatagttcaggatataattgatagtgcgaaaatagtttggggtttaaaatgatattttttttttttaaagaatcaATTCAAGTCGTATTATTAGTTTGGTTATTTGGTTAAAGAGTTATGATATATCAGGTGTTAATACAatgataataattaataatcttaTTATTGTTAGTATAATTGTCATCACTACTACTCCTTCCTTTTCtcgctcgctctctctctctctatctctcttcccccctctctctctctctctctctctctcgctcgtgCGCATACACCTCTTTTTTGCTCCAAGGGTTTGTAATTCCAGCACCGATTCCGTCCCTCCGATCTCAGTTTCGTCCGTATTCTAGGGTTTGTACGCTGCCTACATCTGGAAATATTCTCACGATTTACAGATTCTGAATCTACGAAGATCCGTCAGGGGAAGAAACCTCCATTTCGCTACTCGTTTAAGGGTTCTGATTGATGGTGCAACAAGCGTGCAAACATCTGAGGGCCGTCACCGATATCACAATTTGAGGAATTTCTGAGATATGGATTTGGATTTCAATGGCGACATCGCGAGCCTCGATGCCGAGCTCTTGCAGCTCGGGGAGGTGTCTCCTTTGGCTATCAAGGCCAATCCTTGTGTTGCCGTGAAGCTTTTCGATCAGTGGCTATCTATCCCAGAAACCAATTCTTTGGTAatcgtttttttatttttatttttcattagttCTTGTTTTACAGTTTAATGGTGATTGTCGTTGATATGGGTTAGTCTATTAGATGCTCAATTTGTAGGATATATTAAGGTTGGTTTATGCATGTGGGGATTGACCTTTAAAGAAAAGATTGTCGTTCACATTCCCACGATAGTCTATTTAGGGAAGATGGCAAACAAGAGGATTGAAGTCGAGAGCTTTCATGTTGTAGTCTGTCTGCATGTTGTGAGGATTTATTTCATTGTAGAATGAGATAAATATGTTTGCAATATAAATACATGGCATGCAGCAAGGAAGGGGAATGTCGATAGCACAAATCCAAGCGTCCCTTTATTAATCATGTACATTGAAAAATCTTAGCTTAGATGTATACAATGAGAACAATGATGATTAGCTTAGAGctcttaaatttaaaatgaggGCCAACTAACTACTATGGCCACATTACAGACTTGTCATACCTATAAATCTCTTGGTTCACTGGCGGGGCTAAATTAGCAGAAGGAGCTTGATATTATCACTATAGCTGTCGTTTATGGATGTTTGTGCTTATATGATTGATAGTTGCAAATTATACAATATATTTAGATGATAGCTGGAAAGTCTTTTCGTGCTTAAATAATTtgaaaagtgaaaatatgaCAAATGTGACTGATCAACTTATGGGAGAAAATATATGTGATCaacttttttctctctctctctctctctctccataagAAATAGTGTACTTGACTGCATTGTAATACTCCTATGCAGTTTTAGAACCTATTTTTCCCAAGTCAACTTTCCTAGCGCTTTATCAGCTGAAACTGTACTCCTGATCATTTTGCTGCACAGATATTTTGTAATATGCATTATGCAAATAGCCTGTGGAAGTAAGCTAGCTGATAGTTTCTTGCAGGCGATATCTATGTATTTGGGTGTTTAGTCATCATATAGTTGAAGTGAAATCAAATTAATGTATAAATGTCATCCTCTGATTTACAGGTAAAATCCTTGCTTAATAATGCTAAAGGAGTAGGTCCTGTGAATGCCGCTGGAACATCCTCTGGCTCAAATGCTGCAGCTAGCAATACATTGCCCTCAATGTTTCCTGCTGGCAGTACGCCACCACTCTCACCTAGAAGTTCATCAGGGTCGCCTCGGCTCACGAAACAGAGAGGCCCCTCTGTGTTAGGTTCACCCCTGAAGTTAGTGAATGAGCCAGTGAAGGAGCACATACCACAGGTTTATTTAGTTGATTTTGTTATATTAGTGGTTGTTTATTCAGTTTATTTCATCTGTTAGGATGCTGATTCTGTTTTGTCTCGCATTTTGCTAATAGTTATTGATGGTTGATGCCACCATAATACTTGTAATAAATGCAGTTCTATTTCCTTAATGGCCGTCCACCACCAAATGAATTGAAAGAACGATGCTTGTTTAGAATCAATCAGTTTTTCTATGGTCATGTGGATGGGCTCCAAATGCATGGTGAGATTTGCTATATTTGTtgccctcttcttcttcttcttcttcgtcaaataaataaaaaatattctttcTTTCTAGTTTTATTGTTGCTCTGTTATCTACTGATACATGTGCAACTTGCAAATTCAGatacaaatatataatctatTGATGgttgtcatatatatatatatatgcctaCAATTCTTCATTCTATTTTCTTCTTTCTCATCtgaaattttcaatattcatgTCAAATAAACCTGGCATTGCCAACTTGAGATTTATACATATCACATATCAATAGTGGCTGTTCATAACCTTACCTTTTCTTGGTGATCAGAATTCAAACCAGTGACAAAGGAAATTTGCAAGCTTCCATCATTCTTTTCGGCCGCACTTTTTAGAAAGATCGATGCTGATTGCAGTGGAATTGTGACCAGGTAGTcgctattttctttctcttccttTTCTTGATTGAAATATTCCTTCTTGTTTTGGTAATTCGTCTCTCCTTTGATGCATCCATTGAAATAATGATTGAATTACATTTGGTGTTTGTAATATTCATGTCACCACCTCTctatttctttaattatgtaataAATCTTGCAAAGGTGATTATTTCTCAAATTTCACTGTGAAATGTTATTTTAATAATCAAGTTTGATGTGGACTTGACTTTTGTAGTTAATACTAACTTCActctgaatttatttttttgactaTGCAAGCTTTGTTTGTGAATGTAGACTAAGTTCAACAGTATAATATCTTCTTTTATCTGGATGAAGTTCCTAAATTAATGAGCTCTCCTGTTTTGGATCAACTTGCAACAAGAGGGCCATTATTATCTCTGATGCAGCTATCTTTTTGCCTATACATTGGCTAAATATGATTCAAGAAAAAATTGGGGTTAAAAAGGAACTTATTTGGTCATATGAAACTATCACAAGCTTTCCTAATCCCTTAAATGATGTATTGGCTTTAATTTGAATTGTCGACTAAAAGTGAACAAAGAGAAActctattaatttaataaacacataaAGGTTCAACATTAATTGCCTGCACTTATTATCCTCATAATCCTTTTCTATCTCGGCAACAGAAGCAACATTTGTAATGGCCTGGTTCCTAGGATTAATCAGATATGTAAGAAAGTTGGACAAAAGGGTGTTCATGCTAGTGTTTTGCATACGGACTAAAGTACTATGTGCTGGGGTCTCAAACACCACATATGGATGAGCGTGGAAGTTGTCTTTATAGACTTCTGATCAATGCACTCGGTCCTATTTGCTGCCGAAAATCTGCTAGAGAAGTTTGCCTAACGCAGACCATAGCTGAAAAATCTGATCAATAGTGGCTTAGCCCAACTGTAACTGATAAGTTCTATTTTGAAGCACATTTTCATCAAGTAATCCTTATTTCAGCACGTATTGCACTATTGTTAGTGGTGGTTGATCTGTACAATGTTTACTGATTCTGTTTTTTTTGGCCGTGCCTGGTTTAGTGTTGATGTATGTACTGTTACTGAATCAATGAGATGCCAACAGGGATGCATTCGTTGATTATTGGATTAATGGAAACATGTTGACAAAAGATTTAGCAACCCAAATTTACACAATCTTGAAGCAGCCAGATGTCAGATGCTTGGCTCAGGTTGCACGACTGCCTTTAAGGCTGTCCTTTTTAGTGTTTGGTGAAAAATTGAGTTTGCTGATTGTTGTTGTTACCTTGTTGTGTACTTGATATAGGATGACTTCAAACCTGTGCTTCGGGAGCTTTTAACTACTCATCCAGGGTTGGAGTTCTTACAGAGTACACCTGAATTTCAAGAAAGATATGGTATGTTTTGAAGTGAAAGAATTCATCTTATTCTATCCTTGTTTGTTTGCCCGATTCAATATTATTTGGTTTATTTTAGCTGCCATCTCTAGATATTTTTGGTAGAATTGGGCATGGGCGATTGTGCTTTGGATGTTGCAGAAGATGTAATTAGAAATTGACCTAGATATGGAGAAGCTAACATATATTTGCATGCGTAAGTGGAATGTGTCGGTGTATGTTGGGTCTTTTAACATTACAACTTATCTTAATTTCCCATGTTATGTGCTCGTATAccttataaataaattattgggCTTATAAAGCTCTTAGTATGCCCACTTGCCCAGCATTATGTTCCTATAGGACTTCAAATGAATTCAAATCTCCTGAAATTTGTTCATCAAACTTCAAGAAAAAAATTGCGTAATTGTCTTAAAGATCACCAGTTTTGGTTCGTTTTGCAGGCATATCTTGAATTTTGAACTCGGAAAACATTAAAATTTCATTCTTTTTGCAGTTAAAACCTTTTTATTCGGTAAAAATAGAGCCAGTGCATACGAAAAAATGGGGTCATTTTGGATTGTTCATCACAGAAAATCAATGTTGTTTCGGCTAAGTTTGCCAGGCACTTTGAATCTATTTTacttaaaatttgatttatgttttaattggaaaaagttAACAGGTTATAGTTGCAAAACTAATCAGAACTCATGACTTTCAAGGCATTTAaccaaaaaatatttaattatttaataaatttggatgaagattaaataatttattgttttttgtATGATCAAGATCTAATCAATTTTTAGTTAAAGTAACTTGTGAAATCTCTTGCACATCAACACCTTTGATAATTTTGTTACAAGGACCACAATTTATTCTTCTGGTGGATTATTAAGTGTGGAATTCTGTACGTGCTACAATTAatgaaaatgtaaaaaatgagaataaactaattttgtcttttttctatatattaatCCTTAAAGCGTTACTGGTTATGTAAGCTTTTGTTATTGATTTATTCTTCAAAATATTATGTTAATTGTCAAAAAGGAGTAGATTGAGAGAGTAAGTCAAAATTTTTAATGATCAATTCACTTGCACATGCTAGTTTCGAGGTATTTTACCTCTTATGATTTCACCCGCCACTCCTTTCCAAAAAGAGGACATTTCTTGTCAATGTTGTCATGTTGAGTAGTAAATGATGCTGTTAACTCTGATTGCTATTTGTGCATTACTCTTAAAGAAAATATTTCTATTGGATGATCTCAGACATGAGCAATCTTGGTGATCTTTTTAGTTTGTACAGCAATTCTTATGCTTAGGGGTTTCTTTTATGCAAATGTTCTTCTGGTATTGAAATAACGAGCATCAATCTGGTTTGCTTTGTATGACCTGCTGATATTAACATTAGCTATTGTTTCCATTTTCTTGACATAAGGATTCTCATTTGTTATTTGATTAACAATTTAGTCTGTTTCTATCTCCAGCTGAAACTGTAATATACAGAATATTTTACTACGTGAATAGAGCGGGTAATGGTCGTCTATCCCTCAGGGAGCTGAAACGTTCAAACTTGATTGCTGCAATGCAACATGCAGATGAAGAAGAGGATATTAACAAAGTTTTGAGGTAGTTGGAGAAaatacttaattttattttacattgGATTGGATGAGCTTTTATCTTATTTTCTGAGTggttataaatataaatatagaaaaaaccTGACAAAATGGATCTGTAAATTTTGGCACAGGAGAGGAACAAAGTGAATGAATATTGGCTGTGTTCAAAGCATAATTTCACGTAGCTCATATTAGTATGTtagaaaaatagaatataatttTCTGCAAGTAAGAACGGATTCTAAATGAAACATGGGAATGTTTCAAAGCATTACACCTCATATTTTTGTTATGGTCTTGTTTTTTATCTGCTACCACATCAAATATAGTCTGGGGGTACTCATATTATGAAACAAGAGATTGACACCAGAGATTCTTGGCAAGAGATTAACACCAGAATACTTGgttgaaaaaagagaaaaaaataacacAAGGAACAAAGAGTTCCACAGAGTTCCTGGCCAGCGCTAGAACCAATTTCTCAGGATTTTCTTTCTCCAAAGTAAGTTGCGGCTGACACAAAATAATTTTTCCTAACAGTAACTAATACCTCTGACCATATTTAAATACTCCTAATTAGCCCTACCAGTCTAGGTCCGTTCAATACAAGACTGGCCCAAAACGATCCTTAAAATGAATAAAACTAGCAGCttggttaaataaaatagcaacTAATAAAATAACTCCAAATGAGTCTTCTGTTTTCTACGGCTTATTCGTATCAGTTACCAACAGCCTTGTCCATGAGGTTGTAAATTTGAAATGAACCGTAGAAGTTATCCATGCTCTGTTTCAAAAGTTAGTTGCATGGTCTTAATGCCCTCCAGTAAACCATTAAGAAAGAACCCTAGGCTAAGGGAGCCAGTCAAACGGGTCCTGTGAGTCAACCGTGAGACAAAAGTGTAGACATAGTCATCCACCAAGTGAGTTCTTGTAGTCATAGCCAGGGCTTCAAATGGCTCATGCATGGGATCGTTCTCGAACCGGTGCATGAGCTTCGCCGTCAAGTGTTATCAAGTCATTTATGAAAATGGCACGACACCCATTGAACCTGACAGTGGATAGTTCGTCCATGTCCACGAGAGCCATGTCCAACTTTGTTGCATTGGGTGTATTAAAAATACTCTTCTTGAAAAATCCATGCCATCACTTTGTTGGCGTAAAAGTTGGGAAACTCAAGTTTGTTCGTGCCTGAGAAATATCATATGCGGGAAATGGGGTTTCATGGATCACGCATCAAAGCAATCACATTAGCATCTCGTCAGTATGTTGATGTGATAATGCCACAGTGATTAATTTTGCTAAACTTGACACGTAGTGACTTGAGACCcttttatatcattaataagTGTGTCTCCATCTGCGTTGCTGCCAGGAATCAAAATTGAGAGTGGTAGATCTAGCATATTTGACTAAGTGATAGAGTCTAGGGTATGTGTACTATGAAGCAAGAAATTATCACTGGGTAAAAATTACTTGGATTTagaaaaggaaaacaaattTGATAGACAAAAGAGTTACATAGGCTCTTGGTCAGCGCTACTAATTTCTGATTTCTCAAGAATCTCTTCCAACACAACGAGCTGCTGCTAACTCAAAATAGTTCTTTGGAACCCTAAGTAAtgattttcaccatatttacgTACTAACTAACCTACTGGCCTAGGTCTGTCTAGTCTAATTCAATCCAATGCAAGTCTAGCCTACAAGGGcccttaaataaataaaagtagcaACCTTAAACAACTGATAAATTAGATTCTCATCCATCCCCCGCAGCTGATTCATATCAAAATGTTTACCACTACTATTCGTCATTCATTTCAATTTGCTACCTCATATACTTTTTTACTGCAGGTACTTCTCTTACGAACATTTTTATGTGATATACTGCAAGTTTTGGGAACTGGACACGGATCATGACTTTTTGATCGACAAAGAGAACCTTATCAGATATGGTAACCATGCACTCACCTACAGGATTGTTGATAGAATATTTTCTCAggtttgttttgtgtttttgtcTTTGTTCTCTCCCGTTATGGTTCAAGCCTTATTATATTTACTGTTGAGGATAATATACCTATTCATTAAGATTCTTCACTCAGCTCTCTAAATGTCACTTACTTGAAATTTGCTAAGGTTCCCAGAAAGTTCACCAGTAAGGTTGAAGGAAAGATGGGATATGAAGATTTCGTTTACTTCATATTGTCAGAGGAGGACAAATCATCTGAGCCTAGTCTTGAATACTGGTTTGTATCTTTTTTTAGCCAAACAAAATCCAGTAATTCCTGACTACTGAGCTTTTACGCTAGTTATTTTCCCAAATGATGAGTTATTGAAACAGTTTATGTTTTATGAAgaaactaaattttattttaattgttcaAATGTATGATGTAGGGATGTTGAATTCTTAAATTGGTTTGGTGATTATGTTATTTCTTTAAAGAGTCCCTTTTTACACCTATAGGTTTTGACACTATGCTGTGTGGCTTCTGTTAGGTCCTTCCCAAAAACTCTGAAAATGCTTGACTTCTTTTGTCAAGACCTGCTAATTAGAGGGTACTGAACCCCTAAGCAAAAACGATACGGCATCTGGTTAAGAAGCATGACTGCATGGACTTATCTTTGGGTTCCTATTAGGATGATCAAGATTGGTCGACTTCATTCGGAGCTTATATTTTACACTAATGTATGGGAATTTAGGTTTTGAATGGCTTTTTAAAGTTGTGATTGGTTATTGCTGTAATCAAGCTAAGAAGACAACACCCTAGTAGGGGGCCTTTTCTTGGAGATGcttgtttatttgttatttgtatTGATTCTTGTTTAAGCCAAATTGGAGTGGGTGGAAGGTCACTGAACTATACTTGTGATCCGTATAACACTGTATCTTGCTCTTTGTTTCCCTCAGGTTCAAATGCATAGATTTGGATGGCAACGGGATTATTACGAGGAATGAAATGCAATTCTTTTACGAGGAGCAGCTGCACAGAATGGAATGCATGGCCCAAGAGCCCGTGCTTTTTGAGGATATTTTGTGTCAGATAGTTGACATGGTTTCTCCAGAGGTAAACTCCCACAAGAATGTAAACGTATTTGATTCTTTCATTTTCCATTTCCTTGTTGCCTATGCTATATATGCATTGCTTTATCTGTATAGAGAAGTCGTTGCCTCGTGGAATCAATTGTGCCACACTAAGACCTTATAATGAGTTTGGCCTTGTTGATTCTTTCATTTTCCATTTCCTTGTTGCCTATGCTATATATGCATTGCTTTATCTGTATAGAGAAGTCGTTGCCTCGTGGAATCAATTGTGCCACACTAAGACCTTATAATGAGTTTGGCCCTGCTGTTAGGCTTTTCTCTAGAAGTCTAGACTGTATATTCCATCAGTCTTATATCTTTGCTTAACTAATTGTTCCCCCCATTGGTCTTATCCTTTATAAGCAGTGATAAGTTGTCATCTACATCTTATAAAGTCAATGGAAGAACTTTAGAAAGATTGAATTTGACAAGTGAAGGTTAAAAGACTGAACAATGAAATATCTGGTTAATTATTATAATCGAACTTGGTTGAAAAGGGACTGGAACAAATGGTCTTACACCCTTGATCGTGAAATATCAATTGCTTGTTGAACCCTGTGAATTGCGTGAAAGTAGGATACTGTTGAATTCGGGGGTCAAACACTTGAAGATGTTGAATTACCTGCTTTTTGAATGCTGGCAAAGAATTTTTGTTTCACAATTGTTTAAAGACAGGAGATTAGCTATTTTTTGAGTTTTCTTCAACCTTTGGCAAGTATTTGTGGATATCTTGTCCACTTGTTAACTTTTATTATCATCTAACATGTTTGTTTGTTAGCAATAACTATTATGGTTGAACTTGTTTCTGGGTTAAGTTCGTGGTTTGGCTGTGTAAAAGTGTCTACCTATGATGTCATCTCATGAGATTCAACCTCGTCTGTTATGCAGGATGATAGTTATTTTACGTTACGTGATTTAAAAGGAAGCAAACTCTCCGGCAGCGTTTTCAATATTCTCTTTAACCTTAATAAGTTCATGGCTTTTGAGACTCGTGATCCATTCCTAATTCGGCAGGTATTAGTTCACACAACTTCATTAACCTATTATGAAGGATTTAGTGTTCAATATTTTCCAGGTATAAAGTTGAGAGATGTTGTAAGGTTTCTCTCTTTTCTTACCATTTAATTACTGGCCGGCGCAGGAGCGTGAAAATCCAACGTTAACAGAGTGGGATCGCTTCGCACACAGAGAATATATTAGGCTTTCAATGGAGGAAGATGCTGAAGATGCCTCTAATGGAAGTGCAGACGTCTGGGATGAATCTCTTGAGGCTCCTTTCTGAGTTCTGCTTGGTAAGATCTCTATTGATGTCAAATGGATTTTTCTTTGGTTCTGTGAAAATTGCAGCTTAGTTGTTTCATAGTATAAAATTGTGTGCATTGTCATGCTGTATTTTCATAGCCACCTTATTCTGCCTTTAGTTCTAGCAGTCTAATATTCCATCTCCTCAACTGATCTCCAGTATTTCTGGATATGCTGGAAATGAGGTAATGACTAGAAATCATGTGTGATAAAACTTGCTTTTATTTAGCCTTCACTGCTATTTTATGAACTACAGCATCCTTCTAGACTGAATATAATACACATGTTGTATATTCTTACATTATGTACAGTATCTGATAATTTTTGTTGGTATGCCAGTTATATCCTTGGTAGAGTTAAAAATATCTTCAAGACAATACGTGGCATCATGTTCATAAGGATAGTTTCATATATGCCACATTACATAGTTACAACCTACTATTTAGTATGCTCTGACATTAAAAACCGTCTTTAGCCCTCATTCAGTGAGTAAAATGCTTAATAGGCTAAGGGTTGTGGAGCTGAGCCATCGGCTAGGGGTCTTTGTTGATTAAAACAACTTCTAGGGAGGTACGGGAATATTTTGGTTACCTgaaatttatttcttttgtaatttgAAGTCTGAGAAAATTGTATTGCACATATATTGTTTAGGATTAGGTGACTGCAGAAGCAATTAGggttttcagatgaaggttggTTGTGGCTGCTTGAGTTGAGTTTGAGATGGGAGAATGGGGAAGAAATAATATGAATAGAAAGGAAAGGCATTCTTTATTAGATTAGCATGAAAAGttgggaaaaagaaaaatagaaaaaagaactGTGACACTGAATTTCCTTCAGATTTAGGTTCCTTTCCTTCATG is a window encoding:
- the LOC130997426 gene encoding serine/threonine protein phosphatase 2A regulatory subunit B''beta-like, which produces MDLDFNGDIASLDAELLQLGEVSPLAIKANPCVAVKLFDQWLSIPETNSLVKSLLNNAKGVGPVNAAGTSSGSNAAASNTLPSMFPAGSTPPLSPRSSSGSPRLTKQRGPSVLGSPLKLVNEPVKEHIPQFYFLNGRPPPNELKERCLFRINQFFYGHVDGLQMHEFKPVTKEICKLPSFFSAALFRKIDADCSGIVTRDAFVDYWINGNMLTKDLATQIYTILKQPDVRCLAQDDFKPVLRELLTTHPGLEFLQSTPEFQERYAETVIYRIFYYVNRAGNGRLSLRELKRSNLIAAMQHADEEEDINKVLRYFSYEHFYVIYCKFWELDTDHDFLIDKENLIRYGNHALTYRIVDRIFSQVPRKFTSKVEGKMGYEDFVYFILSEEDKSSEPSLEYWFKCIDLDGNGIITRNEMQFFYEEQLHRMECMAQEPVLFEDILCQIVDMVSPEDDSYFTLRDLKGSKLSGSVFNILFNLNKFMAFETRDPFLIRQERENPTLTEWDRFAHREYIRLSMEEDAEDASNGSADVWDESLEAPF